The genomic interval AAATCTTTGGATCGTTCACGTATTTGGATGGATATTCTTTATCATCCTGCCGTTGATGATTATGTCCAGGGAGCCCGAACCTTATTCCTGGATCACACTTTTATCATCAGGCTCTTTCTGGCTTTTTTCCTGACTTTCTGTTTTATCTTTTACCTCAATACTTTTGTTTTAATACCACAGCTTTATTTAAAGCAAAAATATTTGATCTATGCCGGCATTTTCCTGACTGGCTTTATATTGATTTTTTACACACAACCATTTGAAAATCTTATATTTAAAAAATTTCACACGATAGAATTACAGCGTCCGGACATGGATAGGGAAATGTTTCGTCCGCCGCCGCCGCCCGATATGGATTTTGAAGATCATGGTAGGGCGGCCACAAGGGGAGGCGGCCCGACGGGTGATGGAACGAATGGAACAGCGGTTGATTTTGTCAGCCTGGTTTTGTTTGTAGTTGTGTGGGCTGTTGCTCTGGCAACCCGGATCTCAGAGCAATGGCGTCTTTCCGAGAAACGGGTGATATTATCGGAAGCTGATAAGGCGCAGGCCGAATTATCATTTTTCAAAGCCCAGATCAATCCGCATTTTTTATTCAATACGCTTAATAATATTTACTCACTGGCCATAAGTAATAGTGAACATACGGCTCCAAGTATATTGAAACTATCAAAAATGATGCGGTACATTACGGAAGAAGCAACCGAAAATTTTGTCCCGCTTGAAGATGAAATAATTTGTCTGGAAAATTATGTGGATTTGCAAAGGCTCCGGCTTAACGCCAAAACAAAAGTAGATTTTAATGTAAAAGGCTCATTTGTCAATAAAAAAATTGCACCGCTTATCCTGATGACTTTTGTTGAAAATGCATTTAAATATGGTGTAAGCAACCGGTACGAAAATCTGATTGAAATCAATGTGGACGTTACAGAAAAAACCATTTTATTCTTTTGTAAAAACACAATTTTTCAAACCAATGTGCAAAATGAAAGGAAAGGAATAGGTATTGCCAATACACAAAAACGATTGGATTTTTTGTATCCAAACCGCTATGAGTTTAAAATAAATCAGCAGGAAAAAATATTTGAAGTGAATCTCGAACTTCAAACGGAAGGCTAACTCATGATCGCTTACAGCCAATAGCTAAAAATATGAAATGTATTGCCATTGATGATGAACCGCTTGCGCTGGATCTGCTGCAAAAGTACATTTCCGGTTTTTCTGAATTAGAATTACTGGCAACTTTTGATGATGCCGTCGAAGGTGCAGTGTTTCTGAAAAACAACAGAATCGATTTATTGTTCGTGGATATCAATATGCCCGATCTGACTGGTCTGGATTTGGTGGCCGGACTGGAATGCAAGCCCATGATCATTTTTACAACTGCCCACAAAAAATTTGCACTCGAAGGATTTGAACTCGAAGCCCTGGATTATTTATTAAAGCCTATTACGATAGAACGCTTTGAGAAAGCTGTAAACCGGGCAATCGAGCAGTTTGAACTCAGAAAATCAGTAGCAACAACTACTCCGGAAACACTGATTGTGCGCTCTGAATACAAAATGGTGAAAATAGAACTTACTGATATTGAATACATTGAAGCAATGGAGGATTATATTAAAATTCATTTGCGAAGTACAACACATCCAATTCTGACTTTGATGTCATTAAAAGGAATTTTAGAAATACTTCCCCAGGCAAAGTTCAGCCGGATTCACCGGAGTTACATTGTGCCAAATACGCTGGTAAAATCCATTCAGAATAAGAAAGTCAGGTTGATTACTGATCAGGAATTACCTGTGAGTGACAGTTACCTGGATTTCATTGAAAAGTGGAAAAACGGAAAAGGGAATTAAATTAAGGCCATTCACCGAGACAAACCTCCGGTTCACCGACACATACTTTACAGACCGCAACAAAAAGAGCAGCAAATACGATAATGTATTTAAAAACTCACAGAACTGTAAATCACATGGAACGTAAAGAATTTTTAAAGAGAGGTTTTTCAGCATTAGGGCTTGCAGCAATTGTCCCGATGATAAGCTGTTCTAGCAGTACCGTAGATCCCGTTGACACAACAACCGGAACTACTATAGATACCACAGGAACGACTACCGGCACAACTACCGGAACCTGTACATCCACGGTTTCAGAAACGGAAGGGCCATTTCCTACCAAAGTACCCGCCAGTTATGTTTTGACTGACATTACATCAGACAGGCAGGGTGCCAAAATAACAATTAATATTACCATTCAGAACAAAAACAATAGCTGTGCCGCTTTATCAGGAGCATTGGTTGATATCTGGCATTGTGATGCAGCAGGTAATTATTCGGAATACGGTGGTACTGGCATGCAGTCAACAAATTACCAGAGCGTTCACTTTTTGAGAGGAAGACAAACCACGGATGCCAACGGATTGGTAAACTTCACGAGTATTTTTCCGGGATGGTATTCGGGCAGAGCCCCGCATATCCATGTCCATGTATACAACTCAAGTGGTAAATCTTTGTTGGTTACACAAATTGCATTTCCTGCCGATGTGTGTAAAGTGGTCTATGCACAAGGCGTTTATGCAAGTCATGGACAAGCTGATACAACCAATGCAACGGATAATGTTTTTGGAGATGGTGTTACGACTGAAATGTCAACGGTAACAGGAAGCGTTGCTGCCGGATATGTATTGGCGCATACGATTGTGGTAAGTGCGTAGGCGGCTTTCGGCTTTCGGCTTTCGGCTTTCGGCTTTCGGCTTTCGGCTTTCGGCTTTCGGCTTTCGGCTTTCGGCTTTCGGCTTTCGGCTTTCGGCTTTCGAAAACTTAACTTCGTTCTATGACGATTGATTCAAAATCAGCAAATAAATTTAATATAATTCAAAAGCAGGCGATAGCCGACTGCTGAAAGCCGAAAGCCATGAAAATAATTCGCTTGTGTTATCGCAAAATTATTGATGCTGATTCTCCCAAACTTTGGGACAAGGCAGTTTTTGATGCTACCCATCTGGAATTTTATATGCAGGCACAGCGGCTTGATCCTGAAGGGAAATTCAAAACATTTCAGGAATTACTTGAAGGTGCTCCCAATGCCGGGCAACTGCATTATCTGACAAGCACTGCGGCCGTAGGATACATCCGGCAGCTGAAAGATATTGTACCAGACATTGCCAATGCATATGGTAAATTGTGCCTGCCTTTCAAGAATTTCAAGTTTGAAATCATTGATTCCCATATCCTTGATAAGACACAGTACAAAGTAGCTATTTACTTTTATACAGAACCGGTTATCTGGATTGATACTGTGTACAATCAATTGCTGATTTCATACGAAACTGCCATGGAAAATGTTCTTTCCGGGAAAGAAATAGAAACAGACCTGATTCCCCTTGTACCGCATTTAAGTATTTCAAATTTTCTGACAACCGGTTTCCAATCTTAGCCAATCTGTTATGCTAACTCAAACCGAAGCACAAATTTATCTGGAAAGTCGGAGAGGAATTTCGCAGTCCGAAGGATTTCGTAGTTTCCATACTTTTAATACCAATATTTATCAAAAGGAGGGAAGAGAAGCTATTGGTTCATTTATAGCCTTTGATGATCAGACACTTGCACCGGAAGCAGGCTGTGTCATTGAGGTGGAAGAACCGACTGAAATTATTCTGATTCCATTGGTTGGCGGAATTGAATTAGTAGCAGATTCAGAAGAGGCTAATTATATTAATTCAGGAGAAACATTTCATTTTTTAGCCAAACCCGAAAAGAAGTATCAGATTGTCAATCCATATCCGGAAGCAACGATCAATTACTTACAGATCAGGTTTAAATCAGATATTTTACAAGAAGAAATCCATTCCAAACAGAATCAGCACACCATTTTTGATATTTCCCAAAAGAACATTCTTCTTCCTGTTTTCAATACTTTCAACAAAAATACCAGTGCATATATAGGAAAATATGGGGGGCGGGAAGAAGGCGTTTACACGATACAGAATCCGGAAAACTGCATTTTCGTTTTCATTATTGAAGGAGCCTTCGAAGTACAGGACCGGCTTCTGGAAAAACGGGATGGATTGTCTTTAATGAATGTCGAAACCGTTGATTTCGAAGCACTTTCGAATGATGCGGTGGTTTTGGTGATGGAGGTGGGGATGTAGCAGACTGAATCTACAAAAAAAAGCAGAAGCCATTACGGCCTCTGCTTTCCTACAAAATATTGATTCTTCCTATATAACAGCTTCTGCCAGAACCAGAACGTTGTTGTGCAGCACTTCTACAACTCCGCCATCAATGACATAGGTATGCTTTGTGCCACTGATATCTACCACAACATTGCCTTTACCAAGTGTACTCACAAGCGGTGCATGGCGGTTCAGAACCTGAAACTGTCCTTCGGTACCCGGTAATGTAACGGCATTTGCCTCGCCGGCAAACACTTTTTTATCTGGGGTAATTATTTCTAAATGCATCTTTCAAAAGTTTAAAGTCTATGAGTTTATGAGCTTGTTAACTCATGAACTCATAGACTCATGAACTATTATTTATGATCTGTTGCTGGCTTCTGCAAGCATTTTTTCTCCTTTTGCCTGAGCATCTTCAATAGTTCCAACCAGGTTGAAAGCCATTTCAGGAAGATGGTCATAACCGCCGTCCATAATCAGATTGAAACCTTTGATAGTATCGTTGATATCTACCAACACCCCTTTTAAGCCAGTAAACTGTTCAGCTACAAAGAAAGGTTGTGAAAGGAAACGCTCTACACGACGGGCACGTGATACGATCAGTTTGTCTTCGTCTGAAAGTTCTTCCATACCAAGGATCGCAATAATATCCTGCAATTCTTTATAACGCTGCAAAATATTTTTTACACGCTGTGCACAATCGTAATGTGCAGCACCCAATGTTTCAGCGTTCAAAATACGTGAAACTGAATCCAATGGATCCACTGCCGGATAAATACCTTTTTCTGCAACTTTACGGCTAAGTGTCGTAGTTGCGTCCAAGTGGGTAAATGTTGTAGCAGGAGCAGGGTCAGTTAAATCATCCGCAGGTACGTAAACCGCTTGTACAGAAGTAATTGATCCGCGTTTTGTAGAGGTGATACGTTCCTGCATCTGGCCCATTTCTGTTGCCAGAGTTGGCTGATAACCTACCGCCGAAGGCATACGCCCCAAAAGGGCCGATACTTCAGAACCCGCTTGTGTAAAACGGAAGATATTATCAATAAAGAAAAGAATATCACGGCCTTGTCCTTCGCCATCTCCGTCACGGAAATATTCAGCTACTGTAAGTGCTGACAAAGCAACACGTGCACGCGCGCCAGGAGGTTCGTTCATTTGTCCGAAAACGAAAGTAGCCTGCGATTCTTTCAGCACTTCATAATCTACTTTGGAAATATCCCATCCGCCTTCTTCCATGCTGTGTTTGAACTCGTCGCCATATCTGATGATACCAGCTTCGATCATTTCACGCATTAAGTCATTTCCTTCACGGGTGCGTTCTCCAACACCTGCAAATACAGAAAGACCTTCGTATGCTTTTGCAATATTGTTGATCAGTTCCTGGATCAATACGGTTTTACCAACACCCGCACCACCAAACAAACCGATTTTACCGCCTTTTACATAAGGAGCAATTAGATCGATTACTTTAATACCTGTAAAAAGTACTTCGGTAGCCGTTGCCAGATCTTCGTATTTAGGAGCTGCACGGTGAATAGAAACACCATTACCTGTCGAATCAATTGTCGTAAGACCGTCGATAGTCTCGCCAATTACATTAAACAGACGGCCCTTGATCGCTTCGCCTGTTGGCATCTGGATCGGAGCACCCAATGGAGTCACTGTCATTCCGCGTTGCATACCTTCTGTACTATCCATTGCGATGGTACGAATTCTGTCTTCACCCAAGTGCTGCTGACACTCAAGAACTACTCTTTGACCGTTTGCTTTGATGACTTCCAACGCATCAAGAATAGCAGGGATGCGTCCGCTGTCTTCAAACGATACGTCTACAACTGGTCCAATTACCTGGGTAATTTTTCCTGTATTTGTTGCGTTTGCCATTAATATGATTTAGATTATCTTCGATGAGGTTATTTCAGACCGCAAAAGTAGGAGATAATTTGGTCAGTACCAATAGGCTCCTGATCCATTTATTGGATAATTTTTAGAAAACAGGTCTTTTCTTATCAAAAATGTATATAAATTTTTAATAAAAGAGTTTGGTTTAAATAGGAGCCGAAGGTTTTAGGTACTTTTTGGATCAATAAATACAGAGAAAATCTAAATACGTCCTGTTTTATTAATTTTGTTAGATAGAGATTGAAGTACTTTTGGTAAAATATCAAAAACTTATATTCCTGCGTTTGAATATTCTCTACTGCCGGTTTAAACAAACTATATGAAAGAACTTTTTTTCTGGAAAGTATGGTCGTCGTCCGAACGCCGGATTACACTCGCTGCTTTTTTTATCATTTTTTTAGCACTAATATTCTTTGTTTTAAAAAGTTATGATCCGCTTGCCAATGTAATTCATTGGAATATTCTGAGTGAATTGTCTGACATTACAACCGTAGCAGATGTGCTCCGGCTGGATCAGTGGCAATATGGTGTATCAATTCCTTCACATCTGGTCACTGAAAGTTTTGTGGCCTCCACCATGGAAACCGACTTTCTGACCGTTCAGTTATTCTGGTTTTTTGCGCTGATAGGTTTATCTCTGGTCCTGGCCGCACTCACTACCATGTCGCGGTTCTGGTATCTGGCCGGAATGATCGTTTTTATTCTTCTTCTTGCCTTTTCCAGACTCGAAATTTTAGGTGTTTTTGGTACCGGAAACCGTACCTTTTTTCTCTTGACTGTGATTCTGTACGGAGGCGTCACTTATTATTTTCATGCTTTCCGTCCTGATCTGGGAATCGGTTACCGCATAGCCGGAATGTTGTCAGTTTCTGCTATTTTGGCAATTTTAGTTAAAACAATTTCTCCCGTTCCTTTTCCCGGACTGGCAGCCGTTGCTTATTCGCTCCCTTTCTGGCTTTTATTGACCATACTTTTTTTGCTGATCATTGCTACTGAAATTATGGCAGCATTTGTATGGCTGAGCACGAGTGGCTCAGAAGTCAGAAAAAACAAATCAGGATTACGAAATTTTCTGATTATCAGTGTATTGTATCTGCTTTCACTGGTATTCATGTATCTGCGCAATACCAAACAGATTGACTGGGACCTTACACTGATCAATCCGGCGTATCTTGCAATAGCTGCTGCATTACTGGGTTTGTGGGGATTTAGGAAACGCGCCGATTCTACTGCCGGATTAATTCCGTTTCGTACTACTGGCTTTTGGTTATATCTGGGTTTATTCCTCATTGCCCTGGCTTTTGCAGCTTTTATTTTTGGTACGGCCAACGATCCGTTGATGGAAGTACTGGAAGATGTGGTTATTCAGGGCCAACTGGGAATGAGCGTGGTTTTTCTGTTTTACATCCTGGTCAATTACTATCAGTTGTTTCAGCAAGGACTGGCGGTACATAAGGTTTTATACAAACCCATGCGTTTTGGCCTTACACAAACGCGGCTGTTTGGCTTTGTAGGAGTGGTCATTTTATTTTCCATGCAAAGGCTGCTCCCTCTCAATCAGGGAATTGCAGGTTATTTTAACGGATTGGGTGATCTGCATGCCAATACGGGCGAATTTGCATTGGCAGAACAATATTATAAAATGGCGCTGCAGCAGGAATTCCAGAACCATAAATCAAATTATGCGCTGGCTTCGCTTGCTATCCGGCAGGGAGACGAAAATGCCGCTGCTTATTATTTCCGGCAGTCTTTGTTAAAAAACCCTTCTCCGCAGGCTTATGCAGGTTTAGGAACCATTCTTGTTCAGGAAAACCTGTTCTTTGATGCGGTAACAAGTTTGCAGGAAGGCACACGTAAATTCCCCAAAAGCGGAGAATTGCTGAATAATCTGGGTATACTTTATTCTAAAACCAATGTTGCAGATTCGGCCTATTATTATCTGGTAAAAGCTGAGTCGAAAGCAAAAATGGATGAAATTCCGGCTACTAATTTGCTGGCAATCATGGCAAAAAGTACGGATAACAATTTACTGGATTCACTTGCGTCTGGCGCTAAGGAAAGGAAATATCTTTCCTGGCAGTCTAACTGGCTGGCAGTACAGAATTTAAGACAGCATTTTTCCAAACAGCATTTTCTTTCGGAAGCTATTCCAAAAGATTCTTTGCTAAGCGTTTCTGCTTTTGCGTATTTACAAAACTATACTGTTAATCAGGCAAAACTGGATAGTTTGCCTGCAACAATTTTGCCCAAATTAGCTTTAAAAAATCCGATGTTATCAACCGATTTATTATTTGCATCGCTGTATTCTGAATTTTACAGCGGCAATAAACTAAAAGCGATTGAAACACTGTCGGCCTGGGCACAGGAAGATGATAATAAAAAAAGTGATTTGTACCATAAAATACTGGGGCACTGGTTTTTACAATTGGGATTATACGATCAGGCGATTGAGCATCTTTCCGTTGTAGAGGGAATTGAAGGGACTTTGGGCATGGCCGTGGCCAACGCATTGTCCGGTAAGCAGGCAATTGCAGTGGTTCTTTTGGATAAAATTGAAGGAAAAGAATCTATGGCCGCCATTGAACAGCTCAAAAAAACGTTGTTTTCAGGCGTACGTCCTAAAACCAAATCTGATAGTTTGTGGCAAATAGCTCAAAAATCACCTTCTGATATTCATTTTAATGCTGCCGTTAGGGAAAACCCTTTTGAAGCTAAAATTGTATCGTCTGCTGCGGCCTGGTACAGAAATAAAAAGCAAACAGGAAAAGCTTATCAGATGATCCTGACGGCATTACGGTATAATGAGTATGCTCCCGAATTATGGGAACAATATGCATATTTAAGCCTCGATCAGGGATTGACGGAACAGGGAGATTCCGGAGAAATGAAGGTGAAGCAGCTGGCGTCTCCCGCCGGTTATCAGCAATTTATGAATCGCTATCAACCTATGCGTGCTCTTATCGAAAAACAAAGAGCAGAGTTTCAATGATTTTTTAGCTTAGCAAATATATATCCGGACGATTTACATGGCATTAACCTGGAAAACATCTTTTAGCGGAAAGGAATGCCGTATTTTTAGGGATAAACTAATTGTCGGAATTTTAAAAACCAGTATCTGGAAAGGAGACGCTTACGGTGAATTAAACGGATATATGCTTTTGTTCAAACCACTAGGATTCTGGAAAAGAAGTACTCAAATCCTGGATATAGAAGGCAAAAAAGTGCTGGGAAAAATAGAATATAACTGGTGGAAAAGTTCAGCAGTTATTACGTATGAAGAAGTTACGTACGAATGGAAGTATCTGTCGTGGAACCGGAAAAGATGGGATGTAAAAGGCCCGGAAGAGTCGGCAGTTTTCCTGTTGTCCAGTTTATGGCGCAATGAAGGAAACATAGAATATGATGATACACCGGGCGCTGTTATTCTTGCCGCTTTGTATGTTCAGGGATATTTTGCAAAAATTACTGCATCGGCAGCCTGATGATAGCATAATTGATTAAAAGCCGGATTACTACATTAAAAACTTTAATTAAGAAGTCATTACAACCTTGATCATGCAAATTATAGAAACTACTGATGTCTCAAAGCGTTATGTCATGGGCAGCGAAGTAATTCAGGCGCTCAAATCTGTTACTATTTCGGTCAACAGAGGAGAATATGTTGCTTTTATGGGTCCTTCCGGTTCAGGAAAATCTACGCTGATGAATATTATTGGTTGTTTGGATACGCCTTCTACCGGCCGTTATATTTTGAATAATAAGGATGTCAGCGATATGACTGAAAGTGAACTTGCCGAAATCCGTAACAAAGAAATTGGCTTTGTATTTCAGACTTTTAATCTTCTGCCAAGAATGTCTTCGCTTGATAATGTTGCACTTCCCCTGATTTATGCCGGGTTGAACAAAGCAGACAGAACTGAAAAAGCAATGCTTTCTTTAAAAAATGTAGGTCTGGAAAACCGAGCAGGACATAGACCAAACGAACTTTCGGGTGGGCAAAGGCAGCGTGTTGCTATTGCCAGGGCGCTTGTTAATGACCCAAGTATATTATTGGCGGATGAACCAACCGGAAACCTGGATTCGAAAACCTCTTATGAAATTATGGATCTTTTTGATCAGTTATATAGTAAAGGAAATACGATCGTAATGGTTACCCACGAGGAGGATATTGCGCATTATGCTCACAGGATTGTCAGGTTAAGAGACGGTTTGGTAGAATCAGACACGATCAATCCAAATCCAACAAAGGTGAGTGCGCTGGTATAGTTATAATTACATGCTCTTTATCAATATTTTATTACCTTCGGAAAAGCAAAATACAAGGTGAAAGGAATCAGCTATTTAACCGATGAAGCCGGACATAAAAAAGCAGTCGTTATAGATTTTGATTTATTAAAAGATAGAGATAGTCTTTTGGATATTTTAGAAGATATAGAAGACGAAATAGCTATTGATTTAAGAAAAAATGAACCATCATTAAATTGGGATGATGTTCGGAAATCGCTTATGAACAAGGACTGAAAGCGATGTACAAAGTACTTATCAGAAAATCTGCATTAAAGGAATTAGAAAATATACAGAAAACATTCAGGATTAAATCATTGATAAAATTGATGAATTATCTCTTGATCCCAGACCGTCAGGAGTTCGTAAATTAGAAAATTTTATAAATAGTTATAGAATCCGGGTTGGGACTATCGGATAATTTATCACATAAAGGATTCTGAACTTCTGATAGATATTATAAAATAGCAGATAGAAAAGAGGCTTATAAAGATAAATAAGCAATTCCTTAGTTTCAGCAGTGGCATAGTCAGGCTCCCGGATGAAACAATAAGCTTGATAAGACGCATTTGGATCAGCCTTGCCACCGATAGTCAACAACATAGCAGGTAAATAACTAACTTTGTATTTCTGGAAACTGAAATACATCAAAAATACACAAGCAATATAAATCCGGATAAATTGCCGACATCAGGTAATTTATTCGGATTATTTTTAGTTAAAGCTTTATGAAAATCAATTTTAAGGATATTATATTATTTGAAAACGAAGACTTTTTGCTCGTTAATAAGCCGCCACATCTGGCAACACTGGATGAAAGAACCGCAGACAGGGGAGGAAGTTTGCTAAGGCTGGCAAAGGAATATAATCCGGAATTACAGGCGGCACATCGTCTGGACAAGGAAACATCGGGCGTACTGGCATTTGCCAAAAACCCGGAAGCATACCGTCATCTTGCAATGCAGTTTGAACACCGTGAAGTTACCAAGCGTTATCATGCAGTAGCCAACGGAATCCATAATCTGGACAGCATTTCCGTTTACCTTCCTATTCTGGCTTTAAAAAACGGAACAGCCGTAAAAATCGACAGGGCAGAAGGAAAAGTAGCAGAGACAATTTTTAATACAATGAGGGTGTACCGCGGTTACACGCTTGTGGAATGTATCCCCATTACTGGCCGAATGCACCAGATACGCATCCATTTGTCCTGTCTGAAAGCGCCGATCGTTTGTGATCCGCAGTACGGAGGAGAGCCGATATTTTTATCCGGTTTAAAACGGAAGTTTAATCTTAAGAAAGAAACCGAAGAACAGCCGCTTATCCAGCGTGTTGCCTTGCATGCATATTCACTGTCATTTGCATTAATGAACGGAGAGCCGGTTAAAATTGAAGCACCGTATCCCAAAGATTTTGAGGTACTTGTAAAGCAGTTGAATAAGTTTGGGGTATAGGAAAACAGTATTTTATAATGTATGTTGCAGATGTAATTTAACGGTTACGTAAATCCATCTAACATAACTTTATGAAAACATTCTTACCCCTCGCAAAGGCTTATTTTCTGGCCTTTTTTCTCCTTTTTATTCTGGTTCAAACAGGTTATGGGCAAACTGTCCGGAAACCTGATGTGATCATTTTGAAAAACAATACCAAACTCGAAGTTTCTATTCAGGAAGTAGAGGAAAGCGCGATTAAGTACAAAAAGCTTAACGATTCGGAAGGACCACTTTTTTCGATTAAAAAGACAGAAATAGCATCTATTCTTTATGGAAACGGAGATGTTTCTACATTTCCGGACGCTTCCAGTGATGTGTTTTTTAAGCAGGAAAATGTTTCGAAACCCTTTGAATTAAATCCCCAGCCGGCGCCCCGAAATGCATTCGAGCAAACTATTTATGCATACAACCCCAATCAGCTAAGAAAAGCCTATCAATTTTACAGATCCAAGTCGAAACATGGATTGGTGTTAGGAATTGTTTCGTCTATAGTTGGTACAGTCGCTATGGGTGTAGGAAGTGCTATAATTGTAAATAATAACGACTTCTATTCTAATGGGTACTCGTCGTATAATGATAATTCTGATGCAGGCGCCATACTTTTAATAGGTGGATTAGTAGGAGGAGTAACTTTCGGAACGATCGGTTTTGTTAAAGCAGGAAAAAACGGCTCCAAAGCAAGCAGGATACGAAAAGAATTAATCAGGAGAAGAGAACCATTGGCATTCAGTATCAAACCAGGATACAATACTGCTACCCAATCAGGTTATTTGAGTTTGAAGATAAATTTCTGATTAATTTAAATACATAAAAAATGGCGTGAAGGGGAAATCCTTTCACGCCATTTTTTATGTATGGTTTTAGAATTTCAATGAAATTCCGGCCTTTGCTGGGATAACATTTGATCCTCC from Dyadobacter sp. NIV53 carries:
- a CDS encoding sensor histidine kinase; the protein is MDRSRIWMDILYHPAVDDYVQGARTLFLDHTFIIRLFLAFFLTFCFIFYLNTFVLIPQLYLKQKYLIYAGIFLTGFILIFYTQPFENLIFKKFHTIELQRPDMDREMFRPPPPPDMDFEDHGRAATRGGGPTGDGTNGTAVDFVSLVLFVVVWAVALATRISEQWRLSEKRVILSEADKAQAELSFFKAQINPHFLFNTLNNIYSLAISNSEHTAPSILKLSKMMRYITEEATENFVPLEDEIICLENYVDLQRLRLNAKTKVDFNVKGSFVNKKIAPLILMTFVENAFKYGVSNRYENLIEINVDVTEKTILFFCKNTIFQTNVQNERKGIGIANTQKRLDFLYPNRYEFKINQQEKIFEVNLELQTEG
- a CDS encoding LytTR family DNA-binding domain-containing protein, coding for MKCIAIDDEPLALDLLQKYISGFSELELLATFDDAVEGAVFLKNNRIDLLFVDINMPDLTGLDLVAGLECKPMIIFTTAHKKFALEGFELEALDYLLKPITIERFEKAVNRAIEQFELRKSVATTTPETLIVRSEYKMVKIELTDIEYIEAMEDYIKIHLRSTTHPILTLMSLKGILEILPQAKFSRIHRSYIVPNTLVKSIQNKKVRLITDQELPVSDSYLDFIEKWKNGKGN
- a CDS encoding intradiol ring-cleavage dioxygenase, which produces MERKEFLKRGFSALGLAAIVPMISCSSSTVDPVDTTTGTTIDTTGTTTGTTTGTCTSTVSETEGPFPTKVPASYVLTDITSDRQGAKITINITIQNKNNSCAALSGALVDIWHCDAAGNYSEYGGTGMQSTNYQSVHFLRGRQTTDANGLVNFTSIFPGWYSGRAPHIHVHVYNSSGKSLLVTQIAFPADVCKVVYAQGVYASHGQADTTNATDNVFGDGVTTEMSTVTGSVAAGYVLAHTIVVSA
- a CDS encoding RluA family pseudouridine synthase, translated to MKINFKDIILFENEDFLLVNKPPHLATLDERTADRGGSLLRLAKEYNPELQAAHRLDKETSGVLAFAKNPEAYRHLAMQFEHREVTKRYHAVANGIHNLDSISVYLPILALKNGTAVKIDRAEGKVAETIFNTMRVYRGYTLVECIPITGRMHQIRIHLSCLKAPIVCDPQYGGEPIFLSGLKRKFNLKKETEEQPLIQRVALHAYSLSFALMNGEPVKIEAPYPKDFEVLVKQLNKFGV
- a CDS encoding ABC transporter ATP-binding protein encodes the protein MQIIETTDVSKRYVMGSEVIQALKSVTISVNRGEYVAFMGPSGSGKSTLMNIIGCLDTPSTGRYILNNKDVSDMTESELAEIRNKEIGFVFQTFNLLPRMSSLDNVALPLIYAGLNKADRTEKAMLSLKNVGLENRAGHRPNELSGGQRQRVAIARALVNDPSILLADEPTGNLDSKTSYEIMDLFDQLYSKGNTIVMVTHEEDIAHYAHRIVRLRDGLVESDTINPNPTKVSALV
- the atpC gene encoding ATP synthase F1 subunit epsilon, translated to MHLEIITPDKKVFAGEANAVTLPGTEGQFQVLNRHAPLVSTLGKGNVVVDISGTKHTYVIDGGVVEVLHNNVLVLAEAVI
- the atpD gene encoding F0F1 ATP synthase subunit beta, whose amino-acid sequence is MANATNTGKITQVIGPVVDVSFEDSGRIPAILDALEVIKANGQRVVLECQQHLGEDRIRTIAMDSTEGMQRGMTVTPLGAPIQMPTGEAIKGRLFNVIGETIDGLTTIDSTGNGVSIHRAAPKYEDLATATEVLFTGIKVIDLIAPYVKGGKIGLFGGAGVGKTVLIQELINNIAKAYEGLSVFAGVGERTREGNDLMREMIEAGIIRYGDEFKHSMEEGGWDISKVDYEVLKESQATFVFGQMNEPPGARARVALSALTVAEYFRDGDGEGQGRDILFFIDNIFRFTQAGSEVSALLGRMPSAVGYQPTLATEMGQMQERITSTKRGSITSVQAVYVPADDLTDPAPATTFTHLDATTTLSRKVAEKGIYPAVDPLDSVSRILNAETLGAAHYDCAQRVKNILQRYKELQDIIAILGMEELSDEDKLIVSRARRVERFLSQPFFVAEQFTGLKGVLVDINDTIKGFNLIMDGGYDHLPEMAFNLVGTIEDAQAKGEKMLAEASNRS